In the bacterium genome, one interval contains:
- a CDS encoding FUSC family protein gives MSSSRAHRWWLRFRERDPGAIRLRRAFRLLVAVGLTVLAVALLTACVSGRPSVRYLFIGLLAAMLLTATVPGNSRRERMQGMVRSLIGSLAGALLAAFLPGRGGAYLAAVPAVVFVSYFVRRFGPAYRQAGFMFMAVFLFSQLGGIVPGNFPAFAVTLLFAFICSFFAGFHLVQVKLETVLIDSLRRFFKENSRFFSALERSAVAPTPAVLGELEASVAGLKDTLLAWGTVASQVFNRNDPAWGILARAGDMQYRLGRISRIARRALLKLSAGLDGSASPELGRTVARALGEVGRSLEGIAAVLDGEHDLHLEMTSSPAAVDALSAAVLNAPGPVRAVDFYAWQVLVSLRRFLESVSLLDRALQDPAEAAFPASEPDPATEVPEPPRGWRRRVAARLGESSTRLAVQGALASFCSLAVSGIFGLQRPVWGVVMAVVVVSGTLGDNVRKALELFGGTLAGALLALALIWILPEGLVPTAAVLMILLFLWSYTNNVSYALATVWMAAFAIVVLARIKGGGTSMAAVRLYQVGLGGGFGLLVSSFVLPVKIRRRSREFASALLADVAAVARAAFAMAEGRDVPAAGAARDALYRHLDDFHESLRKMAYESFLLPSTRRRLLSLSMVLHRLCDYAVSLLELIEVLKVKGLSPAVHEAAQAMSGLVEGALAAMGRGEEDGSLEREVEAVRSRLIDRVGEGTPAGSRGETLRALGIFFYSRAMVDAAREGTPLFRDR, from the coding sequence ATGTCTTCTTCCCGCGCACATCGATGGTGGCTGAGGTTCCGGGAACGGGACCCGGGGGCGATCCGGCTGCGCCGCGCCTTCCGTCTCCTGGTCGCGGTCGGCCTGACCGTGCTGGCCGTCGCCCTCCTGACCGCCTGCGTCTCCGGCCGGCCCTCCGTCCGCTATCTCTTCATCGGTCTCCTCGCCGCCATGCTCCTGACCGCGACCGTTCCCGGGAACTCCCGCCGGGAGAGAATGCAGGGAATGGTCCGTTCCCTGATCGGTTCGCTGGCGGGGGCGCTTCTGGCCGCTTTTCTCCCCGGCAGGGGGGGGGCCTACCTGGCGGCGGTGCCCGCGGTCGTTTTCGTCAGTTACTTCGTCCGCCGTTTCGGCCCGGCCTACCGCCAGGCCGGATTCATGTTCATGGCGGTTTTCCTCTTCTCGCAGCTGGGGGGTATCGTCCCGGGAAATTTCCCCGCTTTCGCCGTCACCTTGCTGTTCGCCTTCATCTGCTCCTTCTTCGCCGGTTTTCATCTGGTCCAGGTCAAGCTGGAGACGGTCCTGATCGATTCCCTGCGCCGGTTTTTCAAGGAGAACAGCCGTTTTTTTTCCGCCCTGGAACGGTCGGCCGTCGCCCCCACGCCGGCCGTTCTCGGCGAGCTTGAGGCTTCCGTCGCCGGTCTCAAGGACACCCTTCTGGCCTGGGGAACCGTGGCTTCCCAGGTCTTCAACCGGAACGACCCCGCCTGGGGCATCCTGGCCCGGGCCGGGGACATGCAGTACCGTCTCGGACGCATTTCCCGGATCGCCCGGCGGGCGCTCCTGAAGCTCTCCGCCGGGCTCGACGGGTCCGCTTCTCCGGAACTGGGCCGCACCGTGGCCCGGGCGCTGGGGGAGGTGGGGCGGTCCCTGGAGGGGATCGCCGCGGTTCTCGACGGCGAACACGACCTCCACCTGGAGATGACCTCGAGCCCGGCGGCGGTCGACGCCTTGTCGGCCGCCGTGCTCAACGCGCCCGGCCCGGTGCGCGCGGTCGATTTCTACGCCTGGCAGGTCCTGGTTTCCCTCCGGCGTTTTCTGGAGAGCGTTTCCCTGCTCGACCGGGCCCTCCAGGATCCGGCCGAGGCCGCGTTCCCGGCCTCGGAGCCGGACCCGGCGACCGAGGTCCCCGAGCCTCCGCGGGGCTGGCGTCGCCGGGTCGCCGCCCGGCTGGGAGAGAGTTCGACCCGGCTGGCGGTCCAGGGAGCGCTGGCTTCGTTCTGTTCGCTGGCCGTCAGCGGGATATTCGGCCTGCAGCGCCCGGTCTGGGGAGTGGTTATGGCGGTGGTGGTGGTTTCGGGCACCTTGGGGGACAACGTCCGCAAGGCCCTGGAACTCTTCGGGGGAACGCTCGCCGGAGCCCTGCTGGCCCTGGCCCTGATCTGGATTCTTCCCGAAGGGCTGGTCCCGACGGCCGCGGTGCTGATGATTTTGCTCTTTCTCTGGAGCTACACCAACAACGTTTCCTACGCCCTGGCCACGGTCTGGATGGCTGCTTTCGCCATTGTGGTCCTGGCCCGGATCAAGGGGGGAGGCACGTCGATGGCCGCGGTCAGGCTGTATCAGGTCGGCCTCGGCGGCGGTTTCGGGCTTTTGGTTTCGAGCTTCGTTCTTCCCGTCAAAATCAGGCGCCGGAGCCGGGAGTTCGCGTCCGCCCTCCTGGCCGACGTCGCCGCCGTCGCCCGCGCCGCTTTCGCGATGGCCGAGGGCAGGGACGTTCCCGCCGCCGGCGCGGCCCGCGACGCCCTCTACCGGCACCTCGACGATTTTCACGAGTCGCTGCGAAAAATGGCCTACGAATCCTTCCTCCTTCCCTCCACCCGCCGCCGGCTCCTCTCCCTCTCCATGGTTCTGCACCGGCTCTGCGACTACGCCGTGTCCCTGCTCGAGCTGATCGAAGTGCTCAAGGTCAAGGGGCTGTCGCCCGCGGTCCATGAAGCCGCCCAGGCCATGTCGGGGCTGGTGGAAGGCGCCCTGGCGGCCATGGGGCGGGGGGAGGAAGACGGGTCTCTGGAGCGGGAAGTCGAGGCGGTGCGGTCCCGCCTGATCGACCGGGTGGGGGAGGGGACCCCCGCCGGTTCCCGTGGAGAGACGCTGAGGGCTTTGGGTATATTCTTCTACAGCCGGGCCATGGTCGACGCGGCCCGGGAAGGGACGCCGCTGTTTCGGGACCGGTAA
- a CDS encoding dihydrolipoyl dehydrogenase: MQEYDVMVIGAGGGMKVALPVADMGKSVVLIEKDRLGGTCLNRGCIPSKMLIYPADFARECREAARLDLDVGFRDVRFRELIDRIASTVDGIAAGLRRQIDEHPRLDLVRGRAVFTGPREVEVGGERIRAERVFIVAGSRPRIPPVPGLEETPYWTSPEALRAPGLPRRLVVVGGGFIACELGNAYSSFGSRVDFIAPDGLIDRQDDDVRAEFKRIFTRFNTVREGARLERVEYRAGTFVSRVRAPGAGEEILESDSLLVAAGVVPDIADLHLERTGVELDERGFIAVDGFLRTRAPGVYAFGDCIGHYLFRHSVNFEGEYLVRTVFGGDDRPIRYYPVPSALFSWPEVAGVGKSEKELRAEGVEYVAGKAMYAESNAGLARQVDHGFVKILVARSDRRILGAQIVGPEASDMIHILIGMMYMQAGLDDLNRMIYIHPALPELVRDAARAAEAALA, encoded by the coding sequence ATGCAGGAATACGATGTGATGGTGATAGGCGCCGGGGGCGGGATGAAGGTGGCTCTGCCGGTGGCGGATATGGGGAAGAGCGTGGTCTTGATCGAAAAAGACCGCCTGGGGGGAACCTGCCTTAACCGGGGGTGCATCCCCTCCAAGATGCTGATCTACCCGGCCGATTTCGCCCGGGAATGCCGGGAAGCCGCGCGTCTCGACCTGGACGTCGGCTTCCGGGACGTCCGTTTCCGGGAGCTGATCGACCGCATCGCCTCGACCGTGGACGGCATCGCCGCCGGACTGCGGCGCCAGATCGACGAACATCCCCGCCTCGACCTCGTCCGCGGCCGGGCGGTTTTCACCGGCCCGCGCGAAGTCGAGGTCGGGGGCGAACGGATCCGGGCCGAGCGGGTGTTCATCGTCGCCGGTTCGCGCCCCCGGATCCCCCCCGTTCCCGGCCTGGAGGAGACGCCGTATTGGACCAGTCCGGAGGCGCTGCGCGCGCCCGGCCTGCCCCGGCGCCTGGTGGTGGTGGGGGGAGGGTTCATCGCCTGCGAATTGGGGAACGCCTACAGTTCCTTCGGCTCCCGGGTGGATTTCATCGCCCCCGACGGGCTCATCGACCGGCAGGACGATGATGTCCGCGCCGAGTTCAAGCGGATATTCACCCGGTTCAACACCGTGCGCGAGGGCGCGCGGCTCGAACGGGTCGAGTACCGGGCCGGGACCTTCGTTTCCCGGGTGCGCGCGCCGGGCGCCGGCGAGGAGATACTGGAAAGCGACTCGCTGCTGGTGGCGGCGGGAGTGGTGCCCGACATCGCCGACCTGCACCTGGAGAGGACCGGGGTCGAACTCGACGAGCGCGGCTTCATCGCCGTCGACGGTTTTCTGCGGACCCGTGCCCCCGGCGTTTACGCCTTCGGCGACTGTATCGGCCATTACCTCTTCCGCCATTCGGTCAACTTCGAGGGAGAGTACCTGGTTCGGACCGTCTTCGGGGGCGACGACCGCCCCATCCGCTACTATCCGGTCCCGTCCGCGCTTTTTTCCTGGCCCGAAGTCGCCGGGGTGGGGAAATCGGAAAAAGAACTGCGGGCGGAAGGCGTCGAGTACGTCGCGGGAAAGGCCATGTACGCGGAGAGCAACGCCGGTCTGGCGCGCCAGGTCGACCACGGATTCGTCAAAATCCTGGTCGCCCGCTCCGACCGCCGGATTCTGGGAGCGCAGATCGTCGGCCCCGAAGCCAGCGACATGATCCATATCCTCATCGGGATGATGTACATGCAGGCCGGCCTCGACGATCTCAACCGGATGATCTACATCCACCCCGCCCTGCCCGAGCTGGTCCGCGACGCCGCCCGCGCCGCCGAAGCCGCCCTGGCCTGA
- a CDS encoding class I SAM-dependent methyltransferase, whose product MRGFPEYQRAWWTPIAARARESARPDAVLIDPAARRLADDAPPGGAVGDGRVPELGICLRARLIDDLAREALADGPAAAVELGAGSSTRRSRIGARVPWFCLDRAEAGRWRERRLQEEGAVVVADLEDRAWTEAVRRRAGGGPFLFIAEGVFQFLAPETVRAVMADAAADFPGSLLLFDAVSPAAGKILPGGRWFPESPAAVEALAPAWQTARAADFTDLPANVLRRVPRGTRLAWRLFPPLRRSHLALLLRPRR is encoded by the coding sequence GTGCGCGGATTCCCCGAATACCAGCGGGCCTGGTGGACGCCGATCGCGGCCCGGGCCCGGGAGAGCGCCCGGCCCGACGCCGTCCTGATCGACCCCGCCGCCCGGAGGCTGGCCGACGACGCCCCCCCCGGGGGGGCGGTCGGGGACGGACGCGTCCCCGAGCTGGGGATCTGTCTGCGCGCGCGCCTGATCGACGACCTGGCGCGGGAGGCTCTGGCCGACGGACCGGCGGCGGCGGTGGAGCTGGGAGCCGGTTCGAGCACGCGCCGGTCGCGGATCGGCGCCCGGGTCCCCTGGTTCTGTCTCGACCGCGCCGAAGCGGGACGATGGCGGGAGCGGCGGCTGCAGGAAGAGGGGGCCGTCGTCGTCGCCGACCTGGAAGACCGCGCCTGGACGGAAGCGGTCCGGCGGCGGGCGGGGGGGGGGCCCTTCCTCTTCATCGCCGAAGGCGTTTTCCAGTTCCTGGCCCCGGAGACGGTGCGGGCGGTCATGGCCGACGCCGCCGCGGATTTCCCGGGATCGCTGCTTTTATTCGACGCCGTCTCCCCGGCGGCGGGAAAGATTCTTCCGGGGGGGCGCTGGTTCCCGGAATCGCCGGCGGCGGTCGAAGCCCTGGCCCCGGCCTGGCAGACGGCGCGGGCGGCCGATTTCACCGACCTGCCCGCGAACGTTCTCCGCCGCGTTCCCCGGGGGACGCGCCTGGCCTGGCGGCTCTTCCCTCCCCTGCGGCGCTCCCACCTGGCGCTGCTCCTGCGCCCCCGGCGCTGA
- a CDS encoding FprA family A-type flavoprotein: protein MPDAVKVSEGIYWLGVNDRQTRLFEELWPLPNGVSYNAYLVEGTERCALIDTVKGSFSADYRERVAQWVSAGRRIEYLVINHMEPDHSGSIKTLVELCPGIRLVGNEHTVRMIEDFYRLGADTVEVGDGDEIDLGGRKLVFRLTPMVHWPETMMTFDSRTGTLFSGDAFGGFGTLDGGIFDDEVNIEFYQDEIRRYFTNIVGRFSAMVVKAIDKVRDLPIAVVAPTHGPIWRRDPSRIIEAYASWSRHETEPGVVIVYGSMYGNTERMADAAARVLSERGLKNIKIFNASHTHVSYMINEIWRFRGLLLGSCTYNLGLFPPMIELLDKLRNSNLRGWLVGIFGTYAWSGGGVKRLRECAQECGWKLVEPVVEARCAPKPEDLRGCRELAVNLAAALDAPGDGGG, encoded by the coding sequence ATGCCCGATGCCGTCAAGGTCAGCGAGGGGATTTACTGGCTGGGAGTGAACGACCGCCAGACCCGGCTTTTCGAGGAGCTCTGGCCGCTCCCCAACGGGGTCTCCTACAACGCCTACCTGGTGGAGGGAACGGAGCGCTGCGCCCTGATCGACACCGTCAAGGGGTCTTTCTCCGCCGATTACCGGGAGCGGGTGGCCCAGTGGGTCTCCGCCGGCCGGCGGATCGAATACCTGGTCATCAACCACATGGAGCCGGACCACTCCGGTTCGATCAAGACCCTGGTCGAGCTCTGTCCCGGGATCCGGCTCGTCGGGAACGAGCACACGGTGCGGATGATCGAGGACTTCTACCGCCTCGGCGCCGATACCGTCGAGGTCGGCGACGGCGACGAAATCGATCTGGGAGGGAGGAAGCTGGTCTTCAGGCTCACTCCCATGGTCCATTGGCCGGAAACGATGATGACCTTCGATTCACGGACCGGAACGCTTTTCTCCGGCGACGCCTTCGGGGGGTTCGGGACCCTCGACGGAGGCATTTTCGACGACGAGGTCAACATCGAGTTCTACCAGGACGAGATCCGCCGCTACTTCACCAACATCGTCGGACGTTTCAGCGCCATGGTGGTCAAGGCCATCGACAAGGTCCGGGATCTTCCCATCGCCGTGGTCGCTCCCACGCACGGGCCCATCTGGCGCCGGGACCCGTCGCGGATCATCGAGGCGTACGCTTCCTGGAGCCGGCACGAGACCGAACCGGGAGTGGTGATCGTCTACGGGTCCATGTACGGGAACACCGAGCGCATGGCCGATGCCGCCGCCCGGGTTCTGAGCGAACGGGGGTTGAAGAACATCAAGATCTTCAACGCTTCCCATACCCACGTTTCCTACATGATCAACGAGATCTGGAGGTTCCGGGGCCTGCTCCTGGGAAGCTGCACCTACAACCTCGGTCTCTTCCCCCCCATGATCGAACTGCTGGATAAGCTCAGGAACAGCAACCTCCGGGGCTGGCTGGTCGGCATCTTCGGCACCTATGCCTGGAGCGGCGGCGGCGTCAAGCGCCTGCGGGAATGCGCGCAGGAGTGCGGCTGGAAACTGGTGGAGCCGGTGGTCGAAGCCCGCTGCGCCCCCAAGCCCGAAGACCTGCGGGGGTGCCGGGAGCTGGCGGTCAACCTGGCCGCCGCCCTGGATGCTCCCGGGGACGGCGGGGGATGA
- a CDS encoding SagB/ThcOx family dehydrogenase encodes MTGGVEEGRYFLKDSVRKVTDFAATPQSRGVPPPPVQKPFPSEALRFPLPAPGEFGALGKMGVYDAVRRRRSRRNFSPEPLGLAELSFLLWAVQGVRRTLSPAAVLRTVPSAGCRHPLETYLLAFRVGSLEPGVYRYLPLGHELLFEFAVPDLAARLVRGVLGQEFAARAAAVFVWSAVPSRTEWRYGGASHKVIALDAGHACQNLYLACESIGAGTCAVAAYDQEEMDRLLRLDGAEEFVVYLAPVGRVGP; translated from the coding sequence ATGACCGGCGGGGTCGAAGAGGGGAGGTACTTTCTCAAGGATTCGGTGAGGAAAGTCACCGACTTCGCCGCCACCCCCCAGAGCCGCGGTGTTCCCCCTCCTCCCGTCCAGAAGCCGTTTCCGTCCGAAGCCCTCCGGTTCCCCCTTCCCGCTCCGGGAGAGTTCGGCGCCCTCGGGAAGATGGGGGTCTACGACGCCGTCCGCCGGCGCCGCAGCCGTCGGAATTTTTCGCCGGAGCCCCTGGGCCTGGCCGAGCTCTCCTTCCTGCTCTGGGCCGTCCAGGGGGTGAGACGCACCCTCTCCCCGGCCGCGGTACTGCGGACCGTCCCCTCGGCCGGCTGCCGCCACCCCCTGGAGACCTATCTCCTGGCGTTTCGGGTCGGCTCCCTGGAGCCGGGGGTTTACCGCTACCTCCCCCTGGGCCACGAACTTCTTTTCGAATTCGCGGTCCCCGACCTGGCCGCCCGCCTGGTCCGGGGAGTGCTGGGGCAGGAGTTCGCGGCGCGGGCCGCCGCCGTCTTCGTCTGGAGCGCGGTGCCGTCCCGGACCGAGTGGCGGTACGGGGGCGCTTCCCACAAGGTGATCGCCCTCGATGCCGGCCACGCCTGCCAGAACCTGTACCTGGCCTGCGAAAGCATCGGGGCCGGAACCTGCGCCGTGGCCGCCTACGACCAGGAGGAGATGGACCGGCTGCTGCGGCTCGACGGCGCCGAGGAGTTCGTGGTCTACCTCGCCCCCGTGGGGAGGGTCGGGCCTTAA
- the udp gene encoding uridine phosphorylase, with protein sequence MGKIYHIQLDRKMIGGAKLAVVPGDPGRVPKIAGQLSPRFRELAFNREYRSCLVPVGSREKVLVTSTGIGGPSATIAVEELAMLGITTFVRLGTTGSIRKDLKVGDVVVTAAAVRLDGSSTHYAPIEYPAAADFFVTRILVEAAEKAGIPFRVGVTASSDTFYPGQERYDSHGKYVIRKFQGTLGEWQRLGVLNYEMESSALFTTARALGLRAGCVAGVIVNRASTEAIRKTDVARAEDNTISVLKDSLGPLLALARSRVRG encoded by the coding sequence ATGGGCAAGATCTATCATATTCAGCTGGATCGGAAAATGATCGGGGGCGCCAAGCTGGCGGTGGTCCCGGGCGACCCCGGCCGGGTTCCCAAGATCGCGGGGCAGCTCTCGCCCCGGTTCCGGGAACTGGCTTTCAACCGGGAGTACCGGTCCTGCCTGGTCCCGGTCGGCTCCCGGGAGAAGGTTCTGGTCACCTCGACCGGGATCGGCGGCCCCTCGGCCACGATCGCCGTCGAGGAGCTGGCCATGCTCGGGATCACCACCTTCGTCCGGCTGGGGACCACGGGCTCGATCCGGAAGGACCTCAAGGTCGGGGACGTCGTCGTCACCGCCGCCGCGGTCCGTCTGGACGGCTCCTCGACCCACTACGCCCCCATCGAGTACCCGGCGGCCGCGGATTTCTTCGTCACCAGGATCCTGGTCGAAGCCGCGGAAAAGGCCGGCATTCCTTTTCGAGTCGGCGTCACGGCGTCTTCCGACACCTTCTACCCGGGGCAGGAACGCTACGACTCCCACGGCAAGTACGTGATCCGGAAATTCCAGGGCACGCTCGGGGAGTGGCAGCGGCTGGGGGTGCTCAACTACGAGATGGAATCGTCGGCCCTCTTCACCACCGCCCGGGCCCTGGGGCTGCGGGCCGGATGCGTGGCGGGGGTCATCGTCAACCGGGCTTCCACCGAGGCCATCCGCAAGACCGACGTGGCCCGGGCCGAAGACAACACCATCTCCGTTCTCAAAGACAGCCTGGGCCCGCTGCTGGCCCTGGCCCGGAGCCGCGTCCGCGGGTGA
- a CDS encoding D-alanyl-D-alanine carboxypeptidase family protein, whose amino-acid sequence MKRLLGHRRFAAAAAAGLIFLPAAAPGARAKIPTVAKNPYLSALVLNAGTGEVFFEDNSSARAYPASVIKLMMLLILQEKVEEGTLRLDDPVTVTAAAARTGGSQVYLKEGEVFPVEELLYSLIVQSANDSAVALAIHTAGSAEAFVELMNRKAADLGMADTVFHSVHGLPPAAGDEPDTSTARDLARLALELIKHPAVFAYTETTYRPFRDGTFDMRTHNHLLGSVPGCDGFKTGYFKAAGYSIVATASRRGVRFVAVVLGSKDRTTRDAKARELLTKAFSSTVLPAVTPRFRPSPPPTPAGTAAGDEEVDELTEAEESADSGSGAGSLALKLAGMLAVAGVFFWLGSRRGR is encoded by the coding sequence ATGAAACGCCTTCTCGGGCACCGCCGTTTCGCGGCCGCGGCCGCGGCCGGGCTCATCTTCCTCCCCGCCGCCGCACCCGGGGCCCGGGCCAAAATCCCGACCGTGGCCAAGAACCCCTACCTTTCGGCCCTGGTCCTCAACGCCGGGACCGGCGAAGTCTTTTTCGAGGACAACTCTTCCGCCCGCGCCTATCCCGCCAGCGTGATCAAGCTGATGATGCTCCTCATCCTCCAGGAGAAAGTCGAGGAGGGAACCCTGCGGCTCGACGACCCGGTGACCGTGACCGCGGCCGCAGCCCGGACGGGCGGCTCGCAAGTCTACCTCAAGGAGGGCGAGGTCTTTCCCGTGGAAGAGCTGCTCTATTCCCTGATCGTCCAGTCGGCCAACGATTCCGCGGTCGCCCTGGCCATCCACACGGCGGGGTCGGCCGAGGCCTTCGTCGAGCTGATGAACCGGAAAGCCGCCGACCTGGGAATGGCCGACACCGTCTTCCATTCCGTGCACGGTCTCCCTCCGGCGGCGGGAGACGAACCGGATACAAGCACGGCCCGCGACCTGGCCCGGCTGGCGCTGGAGCTGATCAAGCACCCCGCCGTCTTCGCCTACACGGAGACCACGTACCGCCCCTTCCGCGACGGCACCTTCGACATGCGCACCCACAACCACCTGCTCGGATCGGTTCCCGGCTGCGACGGGTTCAAGACCGGGTACTTCAAGGCCGCGGGCTACTCCATCGTCGCCACCGCCTCCCGGCGCGGGGTCAGGTTCGTCGCCGTCGTCCTCGGCTCCAAGGACCGGACGACCCGGGACGCCAAGGCCCGGGAGCTCCTGACCAAGGCCTTTTCCTCGACCGTCCTCCCGGCGGTTACCCCCCGCTTCCGGCCCTCTCCCCCTCCGACCCCGGCGGGCACGGCGGCGGGCGACGAAGAAGTCGACGAGCTGACCGAGGCGGAAGAAAGCGCGGATTCCGGTAGCGGCGCCGGATCCCTGGCCCTCAAGCTGGCGGGGATGCTGGCCGTGGCCGGGGTCTTCTTCTGGCTGGGCTCGCGCCGGGGGCGTTAA
- the rlmN gene encoding 23S rRNA (adenine(2503)-C(2))-methyltransferase RlmN: MNLEALEKILAALPGYRRVQARRALYRDLVPSWLEATALPLELRRELEEAVPLPASAEFFPEADGSAERALVVLGDGEAVETVLMRHGSGRRTVCVSSQAGCALGCSFCATAERGWSRNLSAGEIVGQVRLVARRLAPAGEKVGNVVFMGMGEPLLNYEAVAEAVRELNAADGFNIAARRISISTAGIVPGIQRLAAFPLQVNLAVSLHAPDDRRRKELMPLAGKVPLRRLLAAVRDYQARTNRRVMFEYILIDGFNDNTADARALGGLLRKDGPRLFLVNLIPCNPARGFRAPPEARIEGFRRALEGEGVSVTRRYRFGRGVRGACGQLAGRDEIEEVEDGNVHDRESMPGAAPPGGRSG, encoded by the coding sequence GTGAACCTCGAAGCCTTGGAAAAAATTCTCGCCGCCCTCCCCGGATACCGTCGGGTCCAGGCCCGGCGCGCGCTGTATCGGGACCTGGTTCCTTCCTGGCTGGAAGCCACCGCCCTTCCCCTGGAGCTGCGCCGGGAACTGGAGGAGGCCGTCCCCCTGCCGGCGTCGGCGGAGTTTTTCCCCGAAGCGGACGGATCGGCCGAACGCGCCCTGGTCGTTCTCGGCGACGGGGAGGCGGTCGAGACCGTGCTGATGCGCCACGGCTCCGGGCGCCGGACGGTCTGCGTCTCCTCCCAGGCCGGTTGCGCCCTCGGCTGCTCTTTCTGCGCCACCGCCGAGCGCGGCTGGTCCCGGAACCTGTCCGCCGGCGAGATCGTGGGCCAGGTTCGTCTCGTCGCGCGCCGTCTCGCCCCCGCGGGGGAAAAGGTCGGCAACGTCGTTTTCATGGGGATGGGTGAGCCCCTGCTCAATTATGAAGCGGTGGCGGAGGCGGTGCGCGAACTCAACGCCGCCGACGGGTTCAACATCGCCGCCCGCCGGATTTCCATCTCCACCGCCGGGATCGTTCCCGGGATACAGCGTCTGGCCGCCTTCCCCCTGCAGGTCAACCTGGCGGTCTCGCTCCACGCGCCCGACGACCGGCGGCGGAAGGAGCTGATGCCGTTGGCCGGCAAGGTCCCGCTCCGGCGCCTGCTGGCGGCGGTGCGGGACTATCAGGCCCGCACCAACCGCCGGGTCATGTTCGAGTATATCCTGATCGACGGGTTCAACGACAACACCGCCGACGCCCGCGCTCTGGGGGGCCTGCTGCGGAAGGACGGGCCGCGGCTTTTTCTCGTCAACCTCATCCCCTGCAACCCCGCCCGGGGTTTCCGGGCCCCCCCCGAAGCCCGGATCGAGGGTTTCCGGCGGGCACTGGAGGGGGAGGGCGTCTCCGTCACCCGCCGCTACCGTTTCGGCCGGGGGGTCCGGGGTGCCTGCGGTCAGCTGGCGGGACGCGACGAAATCGAGGAGGTCGAAGATGGGAATGTTCACGACCGGGAAAGTATGCCTGGAGCGGCTCCCCCGGGGGGGAGATCTGGCTGA
- a CDS encoding DUF296 domain-containing protein, which translates to MGMFTTGKVCLERLPRGGDLAEAVAARAAARGIACAEICAVGAVSRARIGYYLQDRRRYRELDFPEAMEIVSCLGTITEKDGAPFLHAHLALAREDGSTVAGHLLPGTVIFACECLIRELVGDVPRRAHDPDTGLSLWESSFHD; encoded by the coding sequence ATGGGAATGTTCACGACCGGGAAAGTATGCCTGGAGCGGCTCCCCCGGGGGGGAGATCTGGCTGAAGCCGTGGCCGCCCGCGCCGCCGCCCGGGGGATCGCCTGCGCCGAAATCTGCGCCGTCGGGGCCGTGTCCCGGGCCCGGATCGGGTATTACCTCCAGGACCGGCGCCGCTATCGGGAACTGGACTTTCCGGAGGCCATGGAGATCGTGTCCTGCCTGGGGACGATCACCGAAAAGGACGGGGCGCCTTTTCTTCATGCCCACCTGGCCCTGGCCCGGGAAGACGGTTCCACGGTCGCCGGCCACCTCCTGCCCGGGACCGTTATCTTCGCCTGCGAATGCCTGATCCGCGAGCTGGTGGGGGATGTCCCGCGCCGCGCGCACGACCCCGATACCGGGCTGTCGCTCTGGGAGAGTTCATTCCATGATTGA